A genomic region of Columba livia isolate bColLiv1 breed racing homer chromosome 12, bColLiv1.pat.W.v2, whole genome shotgun sequence contains the following coding sequences:
- the LOC102094468 gene encoding nyctalopin, whose amino-acid sequence MFFLVIFIFTCAAKAGLSLNISDSCPSMCKCAPEEIIHCNRAGLRALPGEIAASTVSLNLSNNYLRILTTNTFRNLTFLHSLWLDGNNLTFLSPGTFNALSELRELHLSRNSRLTYLHANTFRGLLHLISLDLSHCNIFEIHPLLFSHLPSLEILDLASNNMRYVPQAFRNLSSLTRLSLEGNHIEAIGRDSLKDLETLYDLNLRKNRIWIIQNGAFTKLLRLGVLNLGHNFIADLPNQLFDGLIQLKTMHLEANRITAVNCTFRHLLNLRNLYLNNNQISSISDSAFSYLNKLHFLHLSKNNLSSLPIYLFAELPKLKYVFLSHNPWKCDCKMLWFLRWTATLRGAIEGLHCAFLGPHNTTALDVPHTGDLMDCTVPPELASEDKCKVAGTSVASGPPAPPSKIVLLALVCHVWYFARGWDTSMTTF is encoded by the coding sequence ATGTTCTTTCTtgttatatttatatttacttgTGCAGCAAAGGCTGGGCTGAGTCTGAATATCTCTGATTCATGCCCAagcatgtgcaaatgtgcacccGAAGAGATTATCCACTGTAACAGAGCTGGACTGAGAGCCCTTCCCGGAGAAATTGCAGCATCCACCGTCTCTCTAAACCTCTCCAATAATTATTTGCGGATTCTCACCACCAACACGTTCAGAAACCTGACTTTCCTCCACAGCCTCTGGCTAGATGGAAACAATCTGACTTTCCTGTCCCCAGGGACCTTCAATGCTCTCAGTGAGCTGCGAGAACTGCACCTTAGCAGGAACTCACGCCTCACCTACCTGCATGCAAACACTTTCAGAGGACTGTTACACCTTATCAGCCTGGATTTGTCCCACTGCAATATCTTTGAAATCCACCCACTTCTATTTTCACACCTGCCTTCTTTAGAAATACTTGATTTAGCCTCCAATAACATGCGGTATGTTCCACAAGCCTTTCGGAACCTCTCCAGCCTCACAAGGCTGTCCCTGGAGGGCAACCACATAGAAGCCATTGGCAGAGATTCCTTGAAGGACCTGGAAACCCTGTACGATCTGAATCTCAGGAAGAATCGGATATGGATCATTCAAAATGGCGCTTTCACAAAGCTTCTCAGATTAGGTGTGTTAAATTTAGGACACAACTTCATTGCTGACTTGCCTAATCAGCTTTTCGATGGATTGATCCAGCTCAAGACCATGCACCTTGAAGCCAACAGAATCACTGCTGTCAACTGCACCTTCAGGCATCTGCTGAACTTGAGAAACTTGTACCTGAACAACAACCAGATCTCCTCCATCTCAGACTCTGCTTTCTCATACTTAAACAAGCTGCACTTCCTTCACCTGAGCAAGAATAACCTCAGCTCTCTCCCTATCTACTTGTTTGCTGAACTGCCAAAACTGAAGTACGTGTTTCTATCTCACAACCCCTGGAAATGTGACTGCAAGATGCTTTGGTTCTTGCGGTGGACCGCAACGCTAAGGGGCGCGATTGAAGGGCTGCACTGTGCCTTCCTTGGCCCTCACAACACAACGGCGCTCGATGTCCCCCATACAGGGGACCTGATGGACTGCACAGTGCCACCTGAGCTGGCAAGCGAAGACAAGTGCAAGGTGGCTGGTACCAGCGTGGCTTCTGggcccccagctccccccagcaAGATCGTCCTGCTGGCACTTGTCTGCCATGTGTGGTATTTTGCAAGGGGATGGGACACCTCCATGACCACATTTTGA